The DNA segment CTTCTGCCTCATTGTAAGAAGGATAGTAAGGTTGAAGCTAAGAGCAGTAAAGGGGCTACTCTTAATGAGCTTGTTGAGCTTAAGGgctcttcttcttgtttgttCTTCGAGGTAAAGCTTCCATCTTTTTAATACCTGAGTTCCATAATCAATTGCTGCTCTGTTGTGGTCTGAATTTAATTTCAAGAAACTGAAGTTGGTAAGTGTTTATTTGTTTTGGTGTTCAGTGTAGGAAGCATAAAGATCTTTACATGTGGATGGTCAAGTCTCCTAGTGGTCCCTCTGTTAAGTTCTTGGTTAATGCTGGTAACTTCTCCATCCCCTCCTCGTACATTGTTTCAAGACTAGCTTACatctgactttttttttttttttgaatctgtATTATGGTGAAGTTCACACAATGGAGGAGCTGAAACTCACTGGAAATCATTTGAAAGGGTCGCGTCCTCTCTTGACCTTCTCATCTAATTTTGACAAAGATGTACACTGGAAGCTTTTGAAAGAGATGTTAACGCAGGTCATTAATCCCATTTACTTATGTTTCTGGTTAGTATTTTTGTTTGTACCGCATGCTAATTTAGGTTTCTCCTGTCTCTTGCAGGTGTTTGGAATCCCTAAGGAACATAGAAAGTCAAAGCCGTACCATGACCATGTGTTTGCTTTCTCAATTGTGGATGACCATATATGGTTCCGTAATTACCAGGTTGGTTAAACATCATTACCATCTCAGAGAtcatttcctcttttttttcagCTTGAGTTAGCTAAGTGAAGGTCTGTTTTTATTGTCACATTGTAGATATCTGTGCCTCATAACGAGGCTGACAAGGTTGCAAGAGGTGGTCTTGATAAAATGACTCTTGTCGAGGTATGTACTACAACCTATTACACattcataattttaattaattggtTCTGATTGAAACATAATTTGATGACAGGTTGGTCCAAGGTTTTGTTTAAATCCGATTAAGATATTTGGAGGCAGCTTTGGAGGTCCAACCCTTTACGAGAATCCATTCTACGTATCTCCAAACCAGGTACTTGGCTTCTCCCGTCACATTTTGCTGAATGCACCTTTTTAAATCATGTGAAAGTTATACTAATTTCTTTCAATTTTTCTCTCCAGATCCGAGCATTGGAGAAAAGGAATAAGGCTGGGAAGTTTGCAAAGAAAGTAAAGGCGAAAACGAGAAGAAAGAGGCATGAACTCTCCAACCCATTGGAGCCTGATGAATTTGCAGACATGTGGAAGGATGATGAATGATCAAAGTTCAATCAAGTCATAAACTTTCACATTCTTTGTCTCTACTGTTCCTTGTTCTGTTTTCTTCTCTCCCTCTCATGGATCAAAATGTGTACTTCTTTTTCATGGAATTAACAATTTCAACGAGTAAAGAGTTCATTATTTGCAATATAAAAATGCCTTTGCTTCTTTATTGATGTCTATTTACACAAAATAAAAGGAAACTGCAACAGGACAAAAGAATAACTCAGAGAACTGAACCAATTAGAAGAAGAGATCAACGCGAATTAGCGAGAGCCCAGTTAGCTTCACTTCCTCTCCTAGGGATGGCACTAATTTTAGAACAAGCATCCACTTTGAAGTTAGCTCCACATATCACACCTTCGCTGTCAATCCTCGTCATCGCCTTCATCTTATTCTTCGGATGTTCAAAGCTCTTAAGCCCTGTCTCACTGTGAAACATACACCCTGCAAACACAACAACACACAACAATCAGACTCTCAAATGTTGTTTCTTATATTACAAGCTTTTGTATCTTTGCCTTACCAGTAGGGAAAGGAGCAAATGATTTAGCACATCCTTGCTTTATGATCTCCACATCATCAGACATGACAACAGACCCGTCCCCGGAGATTCCCCAGTAAAGACTCTCTCCTCCATCAGAGCTCAAAGCTGAGAAGACAGAGGAGGTCTGAGTATCGTAGACGACAAAGGCGAAGCTTCCTTCGAGACCTCTAAGGACTTGATCTGCAGGGTAAGGACCACGGTCACGTAGTGTTCGGTAAGCTTCGATCACAAACATGGCCTCGCTCGTGTTCTTCCCCGTGAGTCCGTACTGTCGGTTCAGCGTGCAGAGATTGCTCAATGTACCAAGAAACATACAGTAGACTCCGTCTATCCCACAGAACAACCTGAAACACAGTGTCAGAACCAACATGTCTGAATCTAtaatatgtgtgtatatatgatCTTCTCTCTTGTCTTTCAAAGAGagtaattttaacattttttattgttatataaataatttcacTTTAAAATTTCATTGCAATTTATACCTATTTTGAAct comes from the Brassica rapa cultivar Chiifu-401-42 chromosome A01, CAAS_Brap_v3.01, whole genome shotgun sequence genome and includes:
- the LOC103840749 gene encoding ribosome biogenesis protein BRX1 homolog 1-like, giving the protein MPSRCFIGKHSETEAAAPAKKDDSAPERPKRTLLGWKDKNEDAEESKAKAASGFRNKEKVLVTCSRRISFRYRHLMLNMVSLLPHCKKDSKVEAKSSKGATLNELVELKGSSSCLFFECRKHKDLYMWMVKSPSGPSVKFLVNAVHTMEELKLTGNHLKGSRPLLTFSSNFDKDVHWKLLKEMLTQVFGIPKEHRKSKPYHDHVFAFSIVDDHIWFRNYQISVPHNEADKVARGGLDKMTLVEVGPRFCLNPIKIFGGSFGGPTLYENPFYVSPNQIRALEKRNKAGKFAKKVKAKTRRKRHELSNPLEPDEFADMWKDDE
- the LOC103840759 gene encoding stem-specific protein TSJT1 translates to MLAIFQKAFAHPPEELNSPASHFSGKTAKLPGETLSDFLSLHKDTAFSMNFGHSAVLAYSRPNNSLRQRLFCGIDGVYCMFLGTLSNLCTLNRQYGLTGKNTSEAMFVIEAYRTLRDRGPYPADQVLRGLEGSFAFVVYDTQTSSVFSALSSDGGESLYWGISGDGSVVMSDDVEIIKQGCAKSFAPFPTGCMFHSETGLKSFEHPKNKMKAMTRIDSEGVICGANFKVDACSKISAIPRRGSEANWALANSR